One Lepus europaeus isolate LE1 chromosome X, mLepTim1.pri, whole genome shotgun sequence genomic window carries:
- the LOC133753575 gene encoding diphosphoinositol polyphosphate phosphohydrolase 3-beta-like has translation MKCKPNQTRTYDPEGFKQRAACLCFRSEREDEVLLVSSSRHPDRWIVPGGGMEPEEEPCGAAVREVFEEAGVRGKLGRLLGVFEQNQARKHRTYVYVLTVTELLEDWEDSVNDIELFRFTLKESSM, from the exons ATGAAGTGCAAGCCGAACCAGACGCGGACCTACGACCCCGAGGGCTTCAAGCAGCGCGCCGCGTGCCTGTGCTTCCGCAGCGAGCGCGAGGACGAGGTGCTGCTCGTGAGCAGCAGCCGCCACCCCGACCGCTGGATCGTGCCGGGCGGCGGCATGGAGCCCGAGGAGGAGCCGTGCGGCGCGGCCGTGCGCGAGGTGTTCGAGGAGGCGGGCGTCAGGGGCAAGTTGGGCCGGCTGCTGGGCGTCTTCGAGCAGAACCAGGCCCGCAAGCACCGAACCTACGTGTATGTGCTGACGGTCACCGAGCTGCTGGAGGACTGGGAGGACTCG gtgAATGACATAGAGTTGTTCAGATTTACTTTGAAAGAATCAAGTATGTGA